The nucleotide window TGGGAAAAGTACTCTTTTTATGACTTTGTTGGGTTTTCCTAAGTACAAAGTAACACGTGGAGAGATAATCTTCAAAGGGGAAGATATAACCAACCTTTCAACCACTGAAAGGGTGAGGAAAGGATTTGGAGTTAGTTTCCAGAATCCTCCTTCCATTAGAGGAGTAAGACTGGGTGATCTTTTAAAAATCGAACACGGGGAAAAAGATGCAGACAAAGAGCTCAGCCCAGAAATGATGGATCTAGCTCGTAAACTCAAATTCGATGAACGGTTCCTGGAAAGAGATGTTAACCTTGGTTTTTCCGGAGGAGAAGTTAAAAGATCCGAAATACTGCAACTTTTAGCCCAACAACCTGACTTCATTATGTTCGATGAACCGGATTCTGGAGTGGATATCGAAAATGTGGAGCTCTTGGCTGAGGAAATCAATACACTCCTGGATAAAGACAAAAAACCGGGCTTAAGGGAAAAATCAGGACTTTTAATAACTCATCTTGGTTACATCCTTAATTTTGTGGCTGCAGACACAGCCCACGTACTTATGGATGGTAAAATTGCCTGTTCAGGAAACCCAGCTGAGATTATTGAAGATATACGAAAAGAAGGATTTCACGGGTGTGTGGAATGTTGCGAGATACACTAAATCGTGCCGAGAAAGCTAAAGAAAAAAAAGCACTCTACGGTGAAGATATTGACCTGGAAAAGTTCATCAAGGAAGAAGCAGGTGAACATGAAAAGGTTTCCAGAGCAAATGAAGTTCCCAAGAAGGTGCAGGAAACCCTCTTAAAAGTGGGAGTAGACCCCAATGAAGAAGAAAGATCAGGTACCTTCGTCCAGGTAGACCAGAGTGGAGTGTGTACCACCTGCGCCTCTGAGTCTGTGGAAA belongs to uncultured Methanobacterium sp. and includes:
- the sufC gene encoding Fe-S cluster assembly ATPase SufC; this encodes MLLEITDLAVEVSGKEILTDVDLNIGNGETHVLLGPNGAGKSTLFMTLLGFPKYKVTRGEIIFKGEDITNLSTTERVRKGFGVSFQNPPSIRGVRLGDLLKIEHGEKDADKELSPEMMDLARKLKFDERFLERDVNLGFSGGEVKRSEILQLLAQQPDFIMFDEPDSGVDIENVELLAEEINTLLDKDKKPGLREKSGLLITHLGYILNFVAADTAHVLMDGKIACSGNPAEIIEDIRKEGFHGCVECCEIH